The DNA segment GATACGAACCCACAGTACCCTCGGTTACCTAAGTCCAATAGAATTCAAATCGAAGCACCTTAATTAAACTGTCTAGTTTAGTGTTGACATTCCATAATGTATCATAAGGAGATACATAATGAATCAGCTTACTCTATTAAACCAGATTGAAATTGTTATCACATACGCTGAGAAGAATAAAGAATATCAAACCCAGTAGGAAGACATGGGTTTGATGGTTCTGGAAAAGCTCATAGAGAGCTTCTTGATCTGATTGATCACTCACTTGATTATGAAACATTTAAAAGGAAATTAAGAAATTGGGCACATTATAGGTTGAAAGGCGGAATTGATTCATTACCTGAAAGGCTTAGATAATTAGAAATGGGGGATTAAGATGGAAAACCCAGGAGCTGTTTCTCTTTGGTTTGGAAATTGTAGTAATGAGGATTTGCTAAGCAAGTATGTAGAAATAAACTATGATAATGAGGGAGACAGAATTCCTTCAAGCTTTATGAATGATTTTAAAATAGACTTCCTTGAGTATAACCAAGATTTATTAGAATGTACTTACAATGAATATCCTACGTCTTCTTTGTCTGAATTACTAAAGAATGCTTCATATTCTGACG comes from the Pontibacillus halophilus JSM 076056 = DSM 19796 genome and includes:
- a CDS encoding immunity 22 family protein, with product MENPGAVSLWFGNCSNEDLLSKYVEINYDNEGDRIPSSFMNDFKIDFLEYNQDLLECTYNEYPTSSLSELLKNASYSDALISELKDFYGESLEEKYNIAIRLYDFEYEELVEEAKLDGRNLKYMGSVIYED